In Tenebrio molitor chromosome 8, icTenMoli1.1, whole genome shotgun sequence, a genomic segment contains:
- the LOC138136591 gene encoding uncharacterized protein produces the protein MPPKVSVKSLIEESLSGNFENVHKTISSKQIQLETVGAIKILVAICNACYQNLSTPENLNERHLIAASKCLLKFIQVPNDQNYESYAQSAFYIVKLLMEKKKFNCIVELEDLLLPEFMPLILTEKHNSIYQNISKSIYNVIVKIARGTEESDADVALSLSYLLSRLYQKLDKVKLLETVHNSILGLVTLGVTSDKLLQFYQHVFVLVDRVEEPSLYPLLINNFSFLYTHFLKNEQFPLASACYKFTTNKLSQLFKTPDNYLLVAILEVVEWVTPGDENVFKHLPAQAHDKLKTYHARYQSTPDLQSICDFISSVAFTALQVYKKSNRWVAKMEAHLEFYAFLNDVSVIMSKTPYKCPCKGCPTRKNLNEALRTLNSVGGLGRLCITSDCEVSRTYKIEILRYLDKYIEYVAILKENNCAKWEKYWYDAGVHLYTIGAHLQQEKETEMFILYMQKFVQGVLQLEGFSSKVIGKNYLTSALNLIGDSFYESRDYEKCLLVTSLGIVSGECPKHEILRWMKAKAACRDSSIEENQDLQGLTLVSVFDKCGDELALYYPKGGFQLAPGRKIELLLYELRQYNSKWKSKVPMSSAFRELSQIADSRETAEVFLEIWGDGEMLVHETLPLLLQDTVKRVEAEKLPNKELLLSHLYFLQHKYRVKDAIVKHCDEMERTMVVAKSGPESGDPNAECDLVSSYDCLKLSRYLKMVKELNKSLELVQEWMSRRELEESEEASRLYKLLAKIGHEYRLHGHIAKSLQAWELALKVATKEQSALYKVQASGFIIEMADVRRPLVATIVTEAEQCLFALKLNKNFEELIVYFLCKAEAFLYVEFNTAYKAFRQALNYHQEYRGSSILRARVHLVEHKFVTLPCRFPVDGHKEYSLVKIHQANNCANAYYNETTNVTSYDMRIFFDIYDSLAKMYHDLRLPREVRCYARDAVVIAQKMVLPMRTTPYLYYLALADIRSCRLDDCRVKIKDFSDILGLTRGNNSTNHLQPRDKEKCTNVVDNLVDDFKEMMLDVPERARVTSSGSPSFASETFKSPSFLNHEDHCECFYCTCVEYQEFVLKKTYLNALLHQHDNNLSVAKSFFGGCVEIYQYLTSKQKIYSKKIAKRISAELVPVPLDRLVDTYCSVLLEYGNFTIRTGRLTDASSINKKTLDFLEPFSLQFVHLYNEVLAQKSNIVANMLFIEKPRLVNANHCEESEGAKTPHSKQSKVFLSPDCRPDSVELFKVIPKSLKFDLSDTEDETEVKKTGPPKNLPPFLQVGKTPTPSASGLKVYRSAKTGKVLVEIPAFKRPIEGSVGSSTPQTVKAGNENSLASRTKLLTERLRSSSRKGRNGADENSNKGGASGTRSSVRQNLQRQLDDAEEMERRGVVRRSTRNAK, from the exons ATGCCTCCGAAAGTGTCCGTAAAGTCCTTAATCGAAGAAAGTTTGAGCGGAAACTTTGAAAATGTGCACAAAACAATCAGTTCGAAGCAAATCCAGTTGGAAACCGTCGGCGCGATTAAAATCCTGGTGGCAATTTGCAACGCATGCTACCAGAACCTTTCGACGCCGGAGAACCTCAACGAACGCCACCTGATCGCGGCATCGAAGTGTCTCTTGAAGTTTATCCAAGTGCCGAACGACCAGAACTACGAGAGCTACGCGCAGAGTGCGTTTTACATCGTAAAGTTGCTCATGGAGAAG AAAAAGTTTAACTGTATTGTGGAGCTTGAGGACTTGTTGCTGCCCGAGTTTATGCCGCTCATCTTGACTGAGAAGCACAATTCCATCTACCAAAACATCAGCAAGAGCATATACAATGTGATTGTGAAAATTGCACGAGGGACGGAAGAGAGTGACGCGGATGTCGCCCTAAGTCTCAGCTATTTGTTGTCGCGGTTGTACCAAAAACTGGACAAGGTGAAATTGCTTGAAACCGTCCACAACTCGATTCTTGGGTTGGTAACGCTGGGTGTCACAAGTGACAAGCTGTTGCAGTTTTACCAACACGTTTTCGTTCTGGTCGATCGGGTAGAGGAACCGTCACTTTATCCCCTCCTGATAAAcaatttttcctttctttaTACCCACTTCTTGAAAAATGAACAGTTCCCATTGGCTAGCGCTTGCTACAAATTCACCACAAACAAACTGTCACAGTTATTTAAGACGCCTGACAACTATTTGTTAGTCGCGATTTTGGAGGTCGTCGAGTGGGTCACTCCGGGTGATGAAAATGTATTCAAACACCTCCCTGCGCAGGCCcatgacaaattaaaaacttacCATGCACGTTACCAGTCAACTCCGGACTTGCAATCAATCTGCGACTTTATTTCCTCCGTGGCCTTCACAGCTCTACAAGTGTACAAGAAGAGCAACAGATGGGTGGCGAAGATGGAGGCGCACTTGGAGTTTTACGCGTTTCTCAACGACGTGTCCGTTATTATGTCCAAGACCCCGTACAAGTGTCCTTGCAAGGGTTGCCCCACCCGGAAAAATCTGAACGAAGCTTTGAGGACTTTGAACAGTGTAGGGGGGCTCGGGCGGCTCTGCATAACGAGCGACTGTGAAGTGTCTCGCACCTACAAAATCGAGATTCTTCGCTATTTGGACAAATACATCGAGTACGTCGCCATCTTGAAAGAGAACAATTGTGCGAAGTGGGAAAAGTATTGGTACGATGCTGGGGTGCACTTGTACACGATTGGTGCCCATCTCCAGCAGGAGAAAGAGACGGAGatgtttattttgtacatGCAGAAATTCGTCCAGGGGGTGCTGCAGTTGGAGGGGTTCTCGTCCAAGGTCATCGGCAAGAACTATCTCACCTCGGCGTTGAACCTAATCGGCGACTCGTTTTACGAGAGTAGGGACTACGAGAAGTGTCTGCTCGTCACCTCGCTTGGGATTGTCTCGGGGGAGTGCCCCAAGCACGAGATCTTGAGGTGGATGAAAGCCAAAGCGGCTTGTCGGGACAGTTCCATCGAAGAGAACCAAGACCTGCAAGGGCTCACTTTGGTGTCGGTGTTCGACAAGTGCGGCGACGAACTGGCACTCTACTACCCCAAAGGGGGCTTCCAGTTGGCCCCCGGACGCAAGATCGAACTCCTGCTGTACGAACTGCGACAGTACAACTCCAAGTGGAAGAGTAAAGTACCGATGAGTTCCGCGTTTCGGGAGTTGAGCCAAATCGCCGACTCCCGGGAGACGGCGGAAGTTTTCTTGGAGATTTGGGGCGACGGCGAGATGCTCGTCCACGAGACTCTCCCGTTGCTGCTCCAGGACACGGTGAAGAGAGTCGAGGCGGAGAAGTTGCCCAACAAGGAGTTGCTCCTCTCCCACTTGTACTTCCTCCAGCACAAGTACCGAGTGAAGGACGCGATCGTCAAGCACTGCGACGAGATGGAGAGGACCATGGTGGTGGCGAAGAGCGGACCCGAGAGTGGCGACCCCAACGCCGAGTGCGATCTGGTCTCGTCGTACGACTGCCTCAAGCTGAGTCGCTACCTCAAGATGGTGAAAGAACTGAACAAATCGTTGGAGCTGGTGCAGGAGTGGATGTCGAGGAGGGAGCTCGAGGAGTCGGAGGAGGCCTCGAGGCTGTACAAGCTCTTGGCCAAGATCGGACACGAGTACCGCCTCCACGGCCACATCGCCAAGTCGCTGCAAGCGTGGGAGTTGGCCTTGAAGGTGGCGACGAAGGAGCAGAGCGCCCTCTACAAAGTCCAAGCGAGCGGGTTTATTATCGAGATGGCGGACGTGCGGAGACCTCTAGTGGCGACGATCGTGACTGAAGCGGAACAGTGTCTGTTCGCGTTGAAACTCAACAAGAACTTCGAGGAGTTGATTGTTTACTTCTTGTGCAAAGCCGAGGCGTTTTTGTACGTGGAGTTCAACACGGCGTACAAAGCGTTCAGACAAGCCTTGAACTACCACCAGGAGTACCGCGGGAGTAGCATTCTGCGGGCGAGGGTCCACCTCGTGGAGCACAAGTTCGTCACGTTGCCTTGCAGGTTCCCAGTGGATGGCCACAAGGAGTACTCTCTGGTGAAGATCCACCAAGCGAACAATTGCGCCAACGCCTACTACAACGAGACCACAA ATGTCACATCCTACGACATGAGAATCTTCTTCGACATCTACGACAGCTTGGCCAAGATGTACCACGACCTGCGCCTCCCCCGGGAAGTCCGCTGTTACGCGAGGGACGCCGTGGTGATCGCCCAGAAGATGGTACTACCGATGCGTACCACTCCCTACTTGTACTATCTAGCCCTGGCGGACATCCGCAGCTGCCGATTGGACGACTGTCGGGTCAAGATCAAAGATTTCTCCGACATTTTGGGCCTCACCAGGGGCAACAATTCGACCAATCATCTCCAACCCAGAGACAAAGAGAAATGTACCAACGTTGTTGACAATCTAGTCGACGACTTCAAGGAAATGATGCTTGATGTACCGGAGAGGGCGCGAGTCACGTCGAGTGGGTCTCCATCGTTCGCGAGCGAAACCTTCAAATCGCCTTCATTTCTGAACCACGAGGATCACTGCGAATGTTTCTATTGTACCTGTGTGGAGTACCAAGAGTTTGTCTTGAAAAAAACGTATCTGAATGCGTTGCTGCACCAACACGACAACAATCTGTCAGTGGCGAAGAGCTTTTTTGGGGGGTGCGTCGAGATCTACCAGTACTTGACGTCCAAACAAAAGATTTATTCGAAAAAGATTGCCAAGAGGATCTCGGCGGAACTAGTACCGGTACCACTCGACAGGCTTGTGGATACTTATTGTTCCGTGTTGCTCGAGTATGGGAATTTTACCATCAGAACTGGGAGATTGACAGATGCTTCCTccataaacaaaaaaacccTAGATTTTTTGGAACCTTTTAGTTTGCAATTTGTACACCTGTACAATGAAGTGTTGGCGCAAAAGTCGAACATCGTGGCGAATATGCTCTTCATCGAGAAACCGAGGCTCGTGAATGCGAACCATTGCGAAGAGTCAGAAGGTGCAAAAACTCCGCACTCGAAACAGAGCAAAGTGTTTCTTTCGCCGGATTGTCGTCCCGACAGCGTCGAGTTGTTCAAGGTGATTCCAAAGTCTCTCAAATTCGACCTGTCAGATACCGAAGACGAGACAGAAGTGAAGAAGACTGGGCCACCTAAGAATTTACCGCCTTTCTTGCAAGTTGGTAAGACTCCGACGCCCTCGGCTTCCGGATTGAAAGTCTACAGGTCTGCAAAGACGGGGAAGGTTCTAGTCGAGATTCCGGCGTTTAAGAGACCGATCGAGGGTTCTGTGGGAAGCAGTACTCCTCAGACTGTCAAAGCGGGGAACGAGAACAGTTTAGCGAGCAGGACCAAGTTGTTGACGGAGAGGTTGAGGAGTTCTAGTCGCAAGGGGAGGAATGGAGCTGATGAGAACAGTAATAAAGGGGGCGCGAGTGGGACGAGGTCGAGTGTCAGACAAAACCTTCAGAGACAGTTGGATGATGCGGAGGAGATGGAAAGGAGAGGGGTGGTTAGGAGGTCGACCAGAAATGCGAAATAA